DNA from Aphis gossypii isolate Hap1 chromosome 3, ASM2018417v2, whole genome shotgun sequence:
GGCGGCACATAATTCCAATCTAGGCAACGATATGGCCTTTAATGGTGCGACCTTGGACTTCGCGCACATTAATTTAGACGTGTGTGCACCACTGGAGTTAGTACATcgtaaatataaacaacaacCATATGCATATATACTAGCATCGGAAAATCCgtgaatttgtatatttacgaTGTCGCCTTCGCAAGTAATTTGTCGAGGtatcaataaatcatttaataagcATAATGAGGTTCTATATGCAATCCAACGTTCTTTTATGTCATTTGGTAGCGGGTCGTCCCATTGTATCTGCAGTCGCCACAACTCTTGCAACATTAATTTAGCTCGTATAATAGCGGGACCGACTAATCCTAATGGGTCAAACAGACATGCGATTTCTGATAATATTTCGCGTTTcgtaatatgatttatgaatgtgaaattattttccttTACTTCAAATTGAAAAGTGTCCATATCGGAATTCCAAAACAAACCAAGAATCTTTGTTATCGAATTATCGTCACTAAtaggttttgttttattacccTCTTGATTGTTCGGTATAtctttaatcaaatttatattattcgacGACCACTTCCGTAATTCTAAGCCAGCAGATTGCATGGTTTTTATTAGATTGTTTCGTAATTAACAGGCTTCTTCATAAGAATTTGCGCCACTTAAAAAGTCGTCCATATAAAAATCTCATTTGATAACTTTCGATACTACAGGGTCAACGTTCTCCGAATCCGCTAATTTAACAACCGATGGCCAGGAAAGACGCGGGAACGGTCCCATAAGTAATTGTTTTGAGCTGAAAGACCTTAATATTTTCCTTTGGATCTGTACGCCACAATATTTGTTGAAACGTCCTGTGTTCGTCAGCCACCCAAAATTGTCTATACATCTTTGTAAAGTTTGCAGACagtacaaaattatgtattcgAAAACGTGTGAGTATATATATCAGTTCATCTTGCAAGACGGgtccttttaataatatatcatttaaacttAGACCACTGCTAGTTTTACAAGAGGCATCGAAAACTACTCGCAGTCGTGTTGACGTACTTGATTCCTTTACGACGGCGTGATGTGGTAAATAACATACTTAGTATTCACTCGTACTCACTACCAATGTTGGCGAGTTTGGGATAGAAGTTCGGCGTGATTttctatttgaaatattgagcGTTTCTACCGATGATTTATCTTGGTCAGATTTATTCGGAATCGCGGAacttaattgaaaaacatttcttTCGAGTTTGGGGCTGCCAGGATTTATTTTCGGGACGACTTGTCGGTCTTTAGGTCGGCCCGACGGTCGTTTCCCGATTTTCTTTCCTTATTAAAATCGTTCGATTTTGCCTTATCGACGCGATTTTCGCAAACGTTCGCGTAATGCGGCCCCCCGCACTCATAACACACCACCCCCCTTTTAGGTGGGTGGGGGTCCTTGGGTCCTCCCGAAGGTTTAACTGCCAATTGCGAACTCTTCGCTGCAGTTTGGTCCGGCGCGGCGGTAACCGACCGCCGCGGTCCATCCAATTGTTTTGCCACCCGTCGAAGGTCACGGAACGTGTGCGGGTTCGCGAGTCGAACAAGTGAGATAAACTCATCACGAGCGAGACTACCCACGATTTCCACGATATCCGCCTCCGGAAGTTGTAGCTCAATACGCCTAgccaaattatatttgtaaatacaaaaatctgtTAGGGATTGTTCCGGTCGATGACGCACGGACATTAACTCCGCCATCAACTGCGAGCGAATAGCCGGGCTGTCCCAACGGTCCGCGAATTCGATTAAAAATTCGTTCCACGATAACCCCAAcgattttaccattttatacCAAGTAGCGGCGGACTCGCTTAACTGGTCTTGTATCAATCGTACCCATTCGGATAGTGGAACTCCGGAATTACGGAATACCGACTCGCAACTCTCGATAAAGTTTTTCGGGTCCTCGTATTTTTTTCCGGCGAACTGCGGtggagttaatttaaaattaaaactaaaggCCGGATTTCGCGTACTCGCGAAAGTCTCCGGTTGCCCTGTACACCGATCCGAGTAGTGGGTTTCGTTATTTAAAAGCACCGTATTAACGTTATCCGAATTAGGCATGCCGTAAAATTGGGGTGAACGTCTATCACTGTAACGGGAAGCTGCTCCTACGCGCGTGCTACTCGAGTGATCAGTATTCCCGTAATTGCGTCTATCCCTAAATTCGGCGCCAATATTCGCGTTAAAATTCGGTTCATTATTGGTCGTGTTGCTTCTACGTACATACGTCCTATCGCATATCGGAGGTGACGGAGATGAATATGCACGCGCATGGGAATCGGCGAACGCCACCGATGGCCTTGGCTGTGCGGCGGACAACCGCTGCGGCGCCGTAGCCGTTCCCCGTAAGTCGTGTTCAATCTCCGCTATACGACTATTAAGTTCGGCTAAATTCGACGAATCACGATTTGGCGAAATTCGGGTATGCCCGATTGCCCCACAACAGCCGTGGCTTTTCAGCCGATTTTCGATCGCGTCTTGTCGCGCATTGAGACTCCTCACAGAGTTCTTAATGTCGACTAGTGCGGTTTCGATTGACTCAAGGCGGTTTTAGATACTAAATAGTTCTACTTCCCGCCGAACGTGAGCACCGGCGTTTCCAACTTGGTGACTTAAGTCCACCAATTGTTGTGTCGTGTcggaaaaatgtttgtttagcGGTGGCGCGTCACGATTCGATAGCCGCGAGTTTACCCGCGAACTATTGTTCGAACCGCAATTATCGGCCGCGCCCGACAGTCTGTCACACTGGtcgttattaaaacaaatatttcgaACTTCGTCGTCAATGTATCCGTCCCCGGATTCAACTAACGAATAGTCGGGAACACCCGTTCGGCGATTGTTGGTCCTGGGCGGAATACCCGCCGAACTGTACGGGTGAGTCGTCGAAACAGGCAATTGAAGAGTTTGTGGGTCATACCCGTCATCCAAAATGCACTGTTCGAGTCTTATAAGAATATCGTTCTTAGCACCCGTGCTGTTAATATCGCGTAATTCACACTCCGACTTAAGTTCTGCGATCGACATTTGAAAGATTGTTTTCGCAACGCTAGACATcgtgtttttgttattgttgatAACCACAATATAAACAACGACGCTATCACACACACGACCCGGCTGAAATTAGGTACGATAACCGATACCCGATAACGACGGCGGACGCGATTCTGGCGCTATGCTTATCACGTGAGCCGAACTGTAGAGACGACTGGTTATCACCGGCCTAAAGTCTACTTGTGCGAGAACGGCTCAAAGTACCGCGTACGCGTGACGGGAAAAtgagttaattattatgcgaAAAAACGCTATCGTTCGGTAACCACCGAAGACCTGCTAAACCCGATAATAACCAATTTACTCTCTATTTCCGTCAAGGCTGACACTCGTTGCCGGCCAAGTCGCACTTATCGGGGTCTTTCCTAACCAGCGAGCTAAATTAGTACTTTCGGTTTGGCGAAATATTACGTAAGCGGCTATTTTATgtgacacaaaataaaatttacttacggTTTCGCCGAACTTGTACGTAATCCGTGGTCTGGTGTACGATTCCTCGGGGAGCCAAGTTGTCACGTAGCacaaatgatattaataatagcagGAAAAAGAaagaagaaaagaaaaaaatgtatataatattatcgaacgattactataataataacgatattaagaatagttaaaaaaaaataataacactagtGCGCGAAGGCACAGTCCACACAAATCAGTGTCCCGACGGGGGCAAAGTCGTCGGTAAgcaaagaatatatatatatatacaataatatatatatctttatacAAGAAAGTCACGTTCGTtggaaaatgaaataaataaaaacaaaacaaatatgcaATAGTCGCGGAAATGCACGGACTGCAGATAGAACGGTGGCGGGCGGTGATCGGTTGTCACGAACGGTTAACAACAGACAAAAACGGGAGCTTCGGGGCTCATCGCCGACTCAGAAACTGGTTCGATTAATCGCTCGGGTGTCCCGATTGATAATCGAACGAGTGGTGATACCTAGGCAAGGGAGTTTAGAGGGTGAGATCGCGGTATTCGTGAGACACGACCGTGTCAAGGTATttagcaaataataaatattatttacactctTATATGTAACATacgtaatgatttttatatagattccCTGATGTATCGAGTGAATACGAAAGACTTTTACAAGGACCTGGTGGACAACCCCGCACTCCTCGAACGTATGGACACCTCGAATCTCCCCGTCACCCACCCATGCTACGTCGGTACGCGTAAGAAAATACCGGGATTGTTCAAGGACGAAACGGCTGGGCGTACTATGTACGAATTCATTGCACTCCGCGCGAAATCTTACGCGTACAAAATCGAGGGGGACGAAAAACTTGTGGCCAAGGGGATTCGAAGGCATGTGGTCCGAAATCACATGACGTTCGAGGACCACAAGCGCTGTCTGTTCGAGGACGACGACGCTGGTGACGGTGACGAAAGCGAGGAGCTCGGCACGGACGATGACGATTTCGACGACGGTGACTTTGGCGACGACGATGAGTGGAAGGACGTGGAGATGAGACGGCGTGCGCATCTGATGGCTCGGTCGGTCGTCGACACGATACACGGGAATGCCGCGGCAGCTAGCGCCGCCGCCATTGCCGACGTGAAATTCACTCCGATACCACTTCCCGCATACGCACCGTACACACCGTATAGAGAAAACGTATCGATCCGATCGTTCGAGCATCGCGTCAAAACGATTAAGACCATGAAAATGACTCTAAATCGTTTCTACGACAAACGTGTTGTTGCCGACGATCGGATTCGTACGCGCGCGTACGGCCATTACGCACTACGctcgtgatattatattttgtatattatattataccaatgtgaataataatggaaataaaaatatgcccattgttaattgttataattgtacacgctagtaattatatacattaatattaaactgaatCCCATGTTGAGTCGGCACAGTATATCAATGCCAGACCGTACTGTAAGTGTCCGTGAATGGTCGTGCCGTGAGTGGCCGTGCAGTGAATGGCCGTGCCGTGTATGGCCATGCCGTGATTGGCCGTGCTGCGGCCGTGCCGAAAGTCATCGTGCACCATACgtagaattaaaatacatatttttaagagtTATGTCTGAACCATTTACGTATGGCATAAACTTTGTAGAATGTACATTGTTTAGGATTAAACTCCATATGAAATATACAGCGGGGTAGAGTTACATCACCATCACATATTTGATCCAATCGAGGACAACCCAAGTCTTCGATGTTGACGACGGCGACGTGTGGTATATACTCCGTGAGAAGTTGTTTTTTCTGCTCACCCTTCACGAAAATGCAATCGAATTTCAATGAATTCAATATTCTGCTCACTTCTTCGTACTCGACGTCACCGTATTCCGTGGATAGTTGATGATAATTACGTTCGAGCCATTTATTCGTTTTCCGGCTCTTGTTGTCCTGTTTagagtttgaatttttaaaaatccagtGTTGGCTCACCCAGGTTTCCGCCGTGTCGACTACAGACATTTCTTTTATCATGTATTTATTGCCGGCACCGAGAACGCACTGAATGTCCACGATAGCCGATGATGACATTGTTAGTGTGAGGACTAGCAAACGCGATCGTGTATAAAGGTCAACTGAAATTGTCCCCCGAtatcatgtatttatataagtatatacgtaGATACGTGTTATGCATATCacgataatatgtatattttagtagcAGATGCTAGTAGCGCTAGTACAACTCGGAGCTGATTCGTTCAAgtgtaattaactttttttaatataactttccTCATCAGTCTTCAAACGTGCGTGTAGCTGTGCAATAAACAAACCGTGTTCCGAAAGAGAATTTTCCTCCAATTCCTGAGTTATATGACTAATTGTATCGATAACACGAATGACGTCTCCCTTGATAATACCGATCGACGTAGCGGTCTCTGAATAATTATCGAATAGCTGTGAAATACGACTTTCAGAGTCCAATAGAGACTTATTATTTTGCCGTATACTATCTTCCAATGATTTTATCCGTTCTTAACGTAtcgaaatattgtttttcaggCTAAATATTTCCGTTTTCAGTAGCTTTACATCATATACAATTGTTTTGTTACTCGATTGAAGGTGGGAAACGGTATTTTTTTGCGTGCATCTACCGAGCTATTGAAAATATCCATAATCAATAAACATCTTATCCctatgaaatgtattaaactacTGAAATGAATTTTCACAGTTTAAGGTCACTAGCTTTTAACCAGCTATTATGTGTCGCGTCAAATCCCAACCACTTGACAAACACTTGATTACCCTTTCTACGTATAATTTTCtcgattaaatattcatttcggtgattagttttatgtatttcttCGGAATAAAAACACCCCGCAATCGGTTTCCCCGTATAATCTTGCAACTGATAAGTAACGGgcgatgttttatttatttcaataatttcaaatatttccgTAGACCAGTTTGGTAAATAATCTTTTGTGAACACCCCTTTTTGAGTGCTAATACGAACGCTATCGCCtactttgaatttaattttacattattaatttcacgTTGGTTTATTTCCACCGTAACGGGTTAACATCCCCTGTACCGGTGTCATTCCGATAGTTCTGTGCctcgaattattatattctaacagCAATCTCGGTAAAATAGAAATCCATTCGTGAGAGCCCCCGCAGT
Protein-coding regions in this window:
- the LOC126551048 gene encoding uncharacterized protein LOC126551048 is translated as MQSAGLELRKWSSNNINLIKDIPNNQEGNKTKPISDDNSITKILGLFWNSDMDTFQFEVKENNFTFINHITKREILSEIACLFDPLGLVGPAIIRAKLMLQELWRLQIQWDDPLPNDIKERWIAYRTSLCLLNDLLIPRQITCEGDIVNIQIHGFSDASIYAYGCCLYLRCTNSSGAHTSKLMCAKSKVAPLKAISLPRLELCAALLLARLSNKIIPKLHVKVNNSYFWSDSKIVLAWITSSSTKIEGLRATTRQLG